The region ACGGCCTCGAAGGCTATCCGGTCTATACGCGCAAGATCTACACCGACGTGTCCTACCTCGCGTGCGCGAAGAAGCTGCTCGCCGCGCCGGACGCCGTGTATCCGCAGTTCGCGACGCACAACGCGTACACGCTCGCCGCGATCTATCACCTCGCGGGCCAGAACTACTACCCCGGCCAGTACGAGTTCCAGTGCCTGCACGGGATGGGCGAGCCGCTGTACGAGGAAGTCACCGGCCGCGACAAGCTGAACCGCCCATGCCGCGTGTACGCGCCCGTCGGCACGCACGAGACGCTGCTTGCGTATCTCGTGCGCCGCCTGCTGGAGAACGGCGCGAACACGTCGTTCGTGAACCGGATCGCCGACAAGACCGTGTCGGTGAAGGAACTGGTGGCCGATCCGGTCGAGGATGCGCTGAAGGTCGTGCCGCTCGGCGCGCCGCACGCGAAGATTGCGCTGCCGCGCGAGCTGTACGGCGCGTCGCGCGTCAATTCGATGGGCCTCGATCTGTCGAACGAGCACCGGCTCGCGTCGCTGTCGTCGGCGCTGCTCGCGAGCGCGCATCATCCGTGGCGCGCCGCGCCGATGCTCGCCGACGACGCGCTCGCCCACGCCGCGCCGCGCGACGTGCGCAATCCGGCCGATCTGCGCGACGTCGTCGGCACGGTGAGCGAAGCGACGCCCGACGAGGTGAGCGCGGCGCTCGCGCACGCGGTCGCGGCCGCGCCGATCTGGCAGGCGACGCCCGTCGACGCGCGCGCGGACTGCCTCGCGCGCGCGGCGGACCTGCTCGAAGCGCAGATGCACACGCTGATGGGCCTGATCGTGCGCGAGGCGGGAAAATCGCTGCCGAACGCGATCGCCGAGATCCGCGAAGCGGTCGACTTCCTGCGCTACTACTCGGCGCAGATCCGCGACGAATTCTCGAACGACACGCACCGCCCGCTCGGCCCCGTCGTCTGCATCAGCCCGTGGAACTTCCCGCTCGCGATCTTCATGGGCCAGGTCGCAGCCGCCCTGGCGGCGGGCAACACGGTGCTCGCGAAGCCGGCCGAGCAGACGCCGCTGATCGCCGCGCAGGCGGTGCGCCTGCTGCGCGACGCCGGCGTGCCGGCGGGCGCGGTGCAACTGCTGCCGGGCAACGGCGAGACGGTGGGCGCGGCGCTCGTGGCGGACCCCCGCACGCGCGCGGTGATGTTCACCGGCTCGACCGAAGTCGCGCGCCTCATCAACAAGACGCTGTCGTCGCGCCTCGATCCGGACGGCAGGCCGATCCCGCTGATCGCCGAGACGGGCGGCCAGAACGCGATGATCGTCGATTCGTCGGCGCTCGCCGAGCAGGTGGTCGCCGACGTGCTGCAGTCGTCGTTCGACTCGGCCGGTCAACGCTGTTCGGCGCTGCGCGTTCTGTGTCTGCAGGACGACGTCGCGGATCGCACGCTGACGATGCTCAAGGGCGCGATGCGCGAGCTCGCGCTCGGCAATCCGGACCGGCTGTCGGTGGACGTCGGCCCGGTGATCGACGCCGACGCGAAGCGCACGATCGACACACACATCGCGGCGATGAAGGACAAGGGGCACGCGGTCACGCAGCTCGAGATGCCGGACGCATGCGCGCAGGGCACGTTCGTGCCGCCGACGATCATCGAGATCGGCAACGTCGACGAGCTCAAGCGTGAAGTGTTCGGCCCGGTGCTGCACGTCGTGCGTTATCGCCGCAGCGGCCTCGACAAGCTGCTCGAGCAGATCCGCGCGACGGGCTATGGGCTCACGCTCGGCATTCACACGCGGATCGACGAGACGATCGCGCACGTGATCTCGCGCGCGCACGTCGGCAACATCTACGTGAACCGCAACGTGATCGGCGCGGTGGTGGGCGTGCAGCCGTTCGGCGGCGAAGGGCTGTCGGGCACGGGGCCGAAGGCGGGCGGCGCGCTCTACTTGCAGCGCCTGCTCGCGACGCGCCCGGCCGGGCTGCCGCGCTCGCTCGAGGCGGCGCTCGTCGCCGATGCGCCGCAGGAAGGCGAGACGCGCGATAATCCATCCGCTGCGCTCACCGCGCTGCGCGACTGGCTGATCGAGCAGCGCGAGCCGGCGCTCGCCGCGCGCTGCGACGGCTATCTGTCGCACGTGCTCGCGGGCGCAACCGCCGTGCTTTCAGGGCCGACGGGCGAGCGCAATACGTATACACTCGGCGCGCGCGGCACGGTGCTGTGCATCGCGGCGACGGCAAGCGGCGCGCGCGCGCAGTTCGCGGCGGCGCTCGCCACCGGCAACCGCGCGCTTTTCGCGGGCGCGGCGGGCGAGGCGCTCGCCGCGGCGCTGCCGGCGCAACTGAAGGCGCACGCGGGCGTGAGAAAGCAGGCGGACGCGGCGTTCGACGCGGTGCTGTTCGAAGGCGACAGCGACGAGTTGCTCGCGCTCGTGAAGGAAGTCGCGCAGCGCCCGGGGCCGATCGTGTCGGTGCAGGGCGTCGCGGCGGGCGCGTTCGAGAACGGCGGCGACGAAGACTACGCGCTCGAGCGGCTCCTCACCGAGCGCTCGGTGAGCGTGAACACCGCGGCGGCAGGCGGCAATGCGAATTTGATGACGATTGGCTGAGCAATCCTTGCCCTTCGATTCAAGAAACGGAAGCGGCAAGGCGAACCCGAAGTCGCTCCATTTACCCTGGTACTAGGAGAAGATATGCAACACACGATGAAAAAGCTGGCAGGCGCGACGTTCGTCGCGGTCATGTCGCTCGCGGGGACGGCGCACGCGGATGACGTCAAGATCGGCTTTGCCGCGCCGATGACGGGCGCGCAGGCGCACTACGGCAAGGATATGCAGAACGGGATCGTGCTCGCGATCGAGGACATCAACGCGACGAAGCCGACGATCGGCGGCAAGCCGGTGAAGTTCGTGCTCGACACGCAGGACGATCAGGCCGACCCGCGCACCGGCACGACGGTCGCGCAGAAGCTCGTCGACGACGGCATCAAGGGCATGCTCGGCCACTTCAACTCGGGCACGACGATTCCGGCTTCGCGCATCTACGCGAACGCGGGCATCCCGCAGATCGCGATGGCGACGGCGCCCGAGTACACGACGCAGGGCTACAAGACGACCTTCCGGATGATGACGTCCGACACGCAGCAGGGCTCGGTCGCGGGCACGTTCGCGGTGAAGGATCTCGGCATGAAGAAGATCGCGATCGTCGACGATCGCACCGCTTACGGCCAGGGCCTTGCCGACCAGTTCGAGAAGGCGGCGAAGGCGGCGGGCGCGACGATCGTCGATCGTGAATTCACGAACGACAAGGCTGTCGACTTCAAGGCGATCCTGACGAAGCTCAAGGCGACGAAGCCGGACCTCGTCTACTACGGCGGCGCGGATTCGCAGGCCGCGCCGATGGCCAAGCAGATGAAGTCGCTCGGCGTCACGGCGCCGCTGATGGGCGGCGAGATGGCGCACACGCCGACCTTCCTGAAGATCGCGGGCGACGCGGCCGAAGGCTCGATCGCTTCGCTCGCCGGCCTGCCGCTCGCCGAAATGCCCGGCGGCAAGGCGTACGCGGACAAGTACAAGAAGCGCTTCGGCGAAGACGTGCAGACGTACTCGCCGTATGCGTACGACGGCGCGATGGCGATGTTCAGCGCGATGAAGAAGGCGAACTCGACGGACCCGGCGAAGTATCTGCCGCTGCTCGCGAAGACCGACATGGCGGGCGTGACGTCGACGCACATCGCGTATGACGCGAAGGGCGACCTGAGGAACGGCGGCATCACGATGTACAAGGTCGAGAAGGGCGAATGGAAGCCCCTGAAGAGCATCGGCGGCAAGTAAGCGCCGAAGGGCGTGACGCGCGCGCCGGATAGCGGCGTTCGCGGCGCGCTTCGATGTCGATGCCGGCATCGGCGAACCCCGGGTCCGCGGCGGCGGAACCGGGGTTTTGTTTTTTCTCGGCTGCGCGATTCTTTGCCGAATTCCCGGCTTTCCGGCTTTCCGCTGAGCGGTCCGGCGGTGCGGCATCCGGCGCTTTGCGCGCGGCGGCCGGGGCAAGTCGATGCGTCGCCGCCGCGGCGTCACGCGCCGCCGCGCGCGCGCAGCAGATACTTCTGCAGTTTGCCCGTCGGCGTGCGCGGCAGGCGCTCGGCGAACACGTATTCGCGCGGAATCTTGTACGCGGCGAGGCGCGTCGCGCAGAACGCGCGCAGCGCGTCGGCGTCGACGCCGGCCGCGCTTTCGGCCTGGCCCGCGCGAGCGGCGCCGGCCGCCTCGCGCAGCACGACATGCGCGATCACCGTCTCGCCCCATTCCGGATGCGCGCGGCCGACCACGGCTGCCTCCGCGACGGCCGGGTGCGCGTTCAGCACGTCCTCGACTTCCTTCGAGTAGACATTCTCGCCGCCCGTCACGATCATGTCCTTGATCCGGTCGACGACGAACAGGTAACCGTCGTCGTCGACGCGCGCGACGTCGCCGCTGCGGTACCAGCCGTCGTCGTCGAACGCGGCGCGCGTGGCGCCGGGATCGTCGAGATAGCCGAGCATCATGCTGTCCGCGCGCAGCCGGATCTCGCCGATTTCACCCGGCCGCGCGAGCCCGCCCGCGGCGGTCACGACGCGCACGTCGACGCCCGGCGTGCCCTGGCACCCGATCGAGCCCGGCTTCATCGCCTGCTCGAACGGATGGAGCACGGTGCCGGCGGGCCCCGTCTCGGTCATGCCGTACACCTGATAGAACGCTTCGCTTCGATACGCGCGCATCAGCCGGCGCGCGAGCGTCGCGCCGATCGGCCCGCCGCCGTACAGCCAGGCCCGCACGCTCGTCAGATCGAACGACGCGAAATCGGCGATCGTATCGAGCGGCAGCGTGTAAGACACCGGCGCGCCGAAGTACAGCGTGACCTGCTCGGCCTCGACCGTCTGCAAAAAGCGCAACGGCTGATATTCGCGCATCAGCACGACGGTGCCGCCCACATAGAGCGTGCCGCCGAACCAGTTGTTGAGCGGCGACGCGTGCCAGACCGGCATCGCCATCAACGTGCGCTCGCGCTCGGTCATCGACAGCGCGAGCGCGCTCGTCGCGGCGGCGAGCGCGACCGTGCGATGGCTGTGCATGCAGCCCTTCGGACGCCCCGTCGTGCCCGACGTGTAAAGGATTTCGGCGAGCGCCGCGTCGTCGGGCGTCGCCGGGGCGATGCCGGCCGCGTCGGCGACGAGGCGGTCGAACGGCGCGGCGCCGGCTGCTTCGCCTTCGGTCGCGAGGCGAAGCGCGTCGTGCTCGACGTTTGCGAGCACGGGCGCGAGCGCCGCGTCGAACAGCACCGCGCGGCTCGCGCTGTGCCGCAGGATGTGGTCGACCTCCGGCGCCTGCAGCTTGTGATTGACCGGCACGACGACCGCCCCGATGCGCCATGCGCCGAGCAGCAGATCGAAGAACGCGGGCGTGTTCAAGCACATCGCGGCGACGCGCTCGCCCGGCGCGACGCCGAGCGACGCGAGCACCTCGGCCGCGCGCCGCGAGCGTTGCTGCATCTGCCGATAGGTGAGCGTCGCGCCGTCGTCGCGCAGGAACGGCTTGTCGGGCGTCGCGCGCGCGGCGCGCTCGAGTGCGGCAATCAGGTTCATGGCGTCATGTTCCGTTCGTGCAGCAGGCGATCATTGGGGGCGGCGGCGCGCCGCGCCCGGCTTCGGCGCAATCGGCGCGGCCGGGCGCGGGCAAGCCGCCATGCGCGCGGCGCGCCTACGCGGCGTACGCGCGCTGCAGCAGTGCGGCGGCGTCGACGCGCCGCGCATCGAGCGCGCCCGTCACGCGGCCCCACGCGGGCTCGCCGAAGCGCGTCGCGATGAAGCCGTCGCTCACGACGGCGGGCGCCGCGTCGCTCAGCAGGCATGCCTGCGCGAGCAGCGCGATGCGCTGCGCGAGCACGCGGCCGAGCGCTTCGAGCGCATCGGGCGGCGTGCCGAGCTGCGCGCGCAGCGCGTCGAGTTCCGCGCGGATCCGCGCATCGCGGCCGCCGAGCGCGTGCAACTCGTCGATGAGCGCGTGTGCCGCGTCCGGCTCGCGTGAGATCGCGCGCATCACGTCGAGACACATCACGTTGCCGGAGCCTTCCCAGATCGAATTGACGGGCGCCTCGCGAAACAGCCGCGCGATCGGACCGTCGTCGACGTAGCCGTTGCCGCCGAATATCTCCATTACTTCGCCCGCCGCCTCGACCGCGCGCTTGCAGACCCAGAATTTCGCGGCCGGCGCGACGATGCGCGTCCACGCCGGCTCGCCGCGCTCGAACGCCTGCGCGAGCCGCATCGCGAGCGCGAGCGCCGCTTCGCTTTCGAGCGCGAGATCGGCGAGCACCGCGCGCATCAGCGGCTGCTCGGCGAGCGCGCGGCCGAACGCGTGACGCTGCCGCGTGTACGCGATCGCCTGAACGAGCCCCTGGCGCAGGATCGCCGCGCTGCCGAGCACGCAGTTCAGGCGCGTGTAGGCGGCCATCTCGATGATCGTCGGAATGCCGCGGCCTTCTTCGCCGAGCATCACGCCCCATGCGTCGTCGAGTTCGATTTCGCTGCTCGAATTGCTGCGGTTGCCGACCTTGTTTTTCAGCCGCTGGATGCGCACCGCGTTCTTCGTGCCGTCCGGCCGCCAGCGCGGCACGTAGAAGCACGACGGGCCGCCCGCTTCGGTGCGCGCGACGACGAGATGCGCGTCGCACATCGGCGCGGAGAAGAACCATTTGTGGCCGCGCAGCAGATGCTCGCCGCCGCGGCCGCCCGCGCCGACGGGCACGGCGAGCGTCGTGTTCGCGCGCACGTCCGAGCCGCCCTGCTTTTCGGTCATGCCCATGCCGATCATGATCGACTGCTTCGCGCCGATCGGCGCGTCGCGCGGATCGTGGGTGTCGCTGTAGAGCTTGTCTTTCAATTGCGCCCACAGCGCGGGCTCCTTCTGCAGAACGGGAATGCTCGCCTGCGTCATCGTTGCCGGGCACAGCGTGCCCGCCTCGATCTGGCCGTGCAGGTAGAAGCCCGCCGCGTTCGCCGCCCAGCGGCCGGCGCGCGATTCGCGGAACGCGAGCGAGATCAGGCCCTGTTCGCGATACAGACCGAGGAGCGCGTGCCAGCTCGGGTGGAAGTCCACGCGGTCGATGCGGCGGCCGCGGCGGTCGAACGCATTCAGCTCGGGCACGTGACGGTTCGCGTCCTCGGCCAGCCGCGCGATGTCGCGCGTGCCGAGCCGCGCGCCGAACGCGTCGAGCCGCGGCGCGGCCCACGACGCGCCCGCGCGTTCGAGCGCTTCGCCGAGCGCCGGGTCGGTGGCGAAGAGGTTATAGTCGGTCAGTTCGTCGAACTGGTTGCTCACCTCGTGGGTCGACCAGGCCATGATGGGCGTCTCCTTCTTGTCGTTGTTCGGCTCGATCAGGTTAGCAAAGATGACTTCGCGACATGTTC is a window of Burkholderia mallei ATCC 23344 DNA encoding:
- the putA gene encoding trifunctional transcriptional regulator/proline dehydrogenase/L-glutamate gamma-semialdehyde dehydrogenase, with product MASTTLGVKVDDLLRARLKDAASRLERTPHWLIKQAIFAYLERIEHGQLPPELSGHTGVTDLSDSHADGDDDGAPHPFLEFAQSVQPQSVLRAAITAAYRRPEPECVPFLIGEARLPASLASDVQAMAAGLVEALREKSSGGGVEGLIHEFSLSSQEGVALMCLAEALLRIPDRATRDALIRDKISKGDWRSHVGHAPSLFVNAATWGLMITGKLVTTNSEAGLSSALTRLIGKGGEPLIRKGVDMAMRLMGEQFVTGETISEALANSRKYEARGFRYSYDMLGEAATTEEDALRYYASYEQAIHAIGKAAGGRGIYEGPGISIKLSALHARYSRSQQERTMNELLPRVRSLALLARRYDIGLNIDAEEADRLELSLDLLEALCFDPELAGWNGIGFVVQAYQKRCPFVIDYLVDLARRSRHRLMIRLVKGAYWDSEIKRAQVDGLEGYPVYTRKIYTDVSYLACAKKLLAAPDAVYPQFATHNAYTLAAIYHLAGQNYYPGQYEFQCLHGMGEPLYEEVTGRDKLNRPCRVYAPVGTHETLLAYLVRRLLENGANTSFVNRIADKTVSVKELVADPVEDALKVVPLGAPHAKIALPRELYGASRVNSMGLDLSNEHRLASLSSALLASAHHPWRAAPMLADDALAHAAPRDVRNPADLRDVVGTVSEATPDEVSAALAHAVAAAPIWQATPVDARADCLARAADLLEAQMHTLMGLIVREAGKSLPNAIAEIREAVDFLRYYSAQIRDEFSNDTHRPLGPVVCISPWNFPLAIFMGQVAAALAAGNTVLAKPAEQTPLIAAQAVRLLRDAGVPAGAVQLLPGNGETVGAALVADPRTRAVMFTGSTEVARLINKTLSSRLDPDGRPIPLIAETGGQNAMIVDSSALAEQVVADVLQSSFDSAGQRCSALRVLCLQDDVADRTLTMLKGAMRELALGNPDRLSVDVGPVIDADAKRTIDTHIAAMKDKGHAVTQLEMPDACAQGTFVPPTIIEIGNVDELKREVFGPVLHVVRYRRSGLDKLLEQIRATGYGLTLGIHTRIDETIAHVISRAHVGNIYVNRNVIGAVVGVQPFGGEGLSGTGPKAGGALYLQRLLATRPAGLPRSLEAALVADAPQEGETRDNPSAALTALRDWLIEQREPALAARCDGYLSHVLAGATAVLSGPTGERNTYTLGARGTVLCIAATASGARAQFAAALATGNRALFAGAAGEALAAALPAQLKAHAGVRKQADAAFDAVLFEGDSDELLALVKEVAQRPGPIVSVQGVAAGAFENGGDEDYALERLLTERSVSVNTAAAGGNANLMTIG
- a CDS encoding branched-chain amino acid ABC transporter substrate-binding protein, whose product is MQHTMKKLAGATFVAVMSLAGTAHADDVKIGFAAPMTGAQAHYGKDMQNGIVLAIEDINATKPTIGGKPVKFVLDTQDDQADPRTGTTVAQKLVDDGIKGMLGHFNSGTTIPASRIYANAGIPQIAMATAPEYTTQGYKTTFRMMTSDTQQGSVAGTFAVKDLGMKKIAIVDDRTAYGQGLADQFEKAAKAAGATIVDREFTNDKAVDFKAILTKLKATKPDLVYYGGADSQAAPMAKQMKSLGVTAPLMGGEMAHTPTFLKIAGDAAEGSIASLAGLPLAEMPGGKAYADKYKKRFGEDVQTYSPYAYDGAMAMFSAMKKANSTDPAKYLPLLAKTDMAGVTSTHIAYDAKGDLRNGGITMYKVEKGEWKPLKSIGGK
- a CDS encoding class I adenylate-forming enzyme family protein; this translates as MNLIAALERAARATPDKPFLRDDGATLTYRQMQQRSRRAAEVLASLGVAPGERVAAMCLNTPAFFDLLLGAWRIGAVVVPVNHKLQAPEVDHILRHSASRAVLFDAALAPVLANVEHDALRLATEGEAAGAAPFDRLVADAAGIAPATPDDAALAEILYTSGTTGRPKGCMHSHRTVALAAATSALALSMTERERTLMAMPVWHASPLNNWFGGTLYVGGTVVLMREYQPLRFLQTVEAEQVTLYFGAPVSYTLPLDTIADFASFDLTSVRAWLYGGGPIGATLARRLMRAYRSEAFYQVYGMTETGPAGTVLHPFEQAMKPGSIGCQGTPGVDVRVVTAAGGLARPGEIGEIRLRADSMMLGYLDDPGATRAAFDDDGWYRSGDVARVDDDGYLFVVDRIKDMIVTGGENVYSKEVEDVLNAHPAVAEAAVVGRAHPEWGETVIAHVVLREAAGAARAGQAESAAGVDADALRAFCATRLAAYKIPREYVFAERLPRTPTGKLQKYLLRARGGA
- a CDS encoding acyl-CoA dehydrogenase family protein translates to MAWSTHEVSNQFDELTDYNLFATDPALGEALERAGASWAAPRLDAFGARLGTRDIARLAEDANRHVPELNAFDRRGRRIDRVDFHPSWHALLGLYREQGLISLAFRESRAGRWAANAAGFYLHGQIEAGTLCPATMTQASIPVLQKEPALWAQLKDKLYSDTHDPRDAPIGAKQSIMIGMGMTEKQGGSDVRANTTLAVPVGAGGRGGEHLLRGHKWFFSAPMCDAHLVVARTEAGGPSCFYVPRWRPDGTKNAVRIQRLKNKVGNRSNSSSEIELDDAWGVMLGEEGRGIPTIIEMAAYTRLNCVLGSAAILRQGLVQAIAYTRQRHAFGRALAEQPLMRAVLADLALESEAALALAMRLAQAFERGEPAWTRIVAPAAKFWVCKRAVEAAGEVMEIFGGNGYVDDGPIARLFREAPVNSIWEGSGNVMCLDVMRAISREPDAAHALIDELHALGGRDARIRAELDALRAQLGTPPDALEALGRVLAQRIALLAQACLLSDAAPAVVSDGFIATRFGEPAWGRVTGALDARRVDAAALLQRAYAA